The Leptospira wolbachii serovar Codice str. CDC DNA segment GAAGAGGCCTTAGTTTATCTAATTCCTTCTTTTTCCCTTCGATACTTTTTATGAGATTTGGGTTCATATCGGATAATTATATTTTTAATCAATCCGATACCATTTCAATCCTTTATTTATTTAATTCGATGTAAATTTTGGAGATTTCGTATAACGAACTAGACTTAACGACGTTCCTCGACCCTGAGTCCCTGAAGGGGACGTTAGGGGCTGGAACGAGGCTTGCGGAGGCAAGAGGAGTTCCAGAGAGGAATGTGTCGAAGACCGAGTGAGGGCGCAAGTCCCGAAACGAAGCGTTAAGTCGCTGTTATACGACGTCACCATTGTAATGATAAAAAATTAAGAAGCTATTGCTAAATCTTTGTAATTGTGAATTCCGTTAAATTCTTTCTGTTTTTTTAACATTTCTTCTTCCAAATCGTAATCATTTTGTAAACCAAGCCAGAACTGCGGAGTAGTTCCGAAGAATTTCGATAACCGAATTGCGGTATCAGCAGAAACAGATCTTTTATATAGTAGAATTTGACTGATTCTCGTTTGCGGAATACCAGTTTCCTTCGCAAGTCGATATGCAGTGATTTTTAAGGGAGTAAGAAACTCTTCCAATAGAATTTGTCCCGGATGGATGTTTGGTAAACGTTTCATATAATCTCCTTTCTTAATGGTAATCAACAATTTCTAGTAAAGAAGCATTATTTCCATCCCAATTAAAGCAGATACGCCATTGATCATTAATACGTATGCTGTACTGACCTTTCCTATCGCCTTTTAAAGGCTCAAGTTTATTGCCAGGAGGAACTTTTAAATCTTCTATATTTTGAGCATT contains these protein-coding regions:
- a CDS encoding HigA family addiction module antitoxin, with the translated sequence MKRLPNIHPGQILLEEFLTPLKITAYRLAKETGIPQTRISQILLYKRSVSADTAIRLSKFFGTTPQFWLGLQNDYDLEEEMLKKQKEFNGIHNYKDLAIAS
- a CDS encoding type II toxin-antitoxin system RelE/ParE family toxin; this encodes MILSFADKKTEKVWKGEFSKDLPTEVQNQGRKKLRMVNNAQNIEDLKVPPGNKLEPLKGDRKGQYSIRINDQWRICFNWDGNNASLLEIVDYH